In Xylanibacter ruminicola 23, a single genomic region encodes these proteins:
- a CDS encoding FtsX-like permease family protein, whose protein sequence is MNFPFFIARRYLFSKKSTHAINVISGISVIGVAVATMALVVTLSVFNGFHDLVATFFTSFDPQLKVVPAEGKTVAADDPILTEIRQLPEIEVATESVEDMALAIYRGRQAMVVIKGVDDNFAQLTHINEILVGDGDFSLHAADMDYGTLGIRLAETLGTGYTYEEPIHIYAPRREGQLDMTNPDEAFEEDELYSPGVLFNVKQSRYDKNYILTSIAFARRIFGQQGMLSSLELRLKPGSNFDKTKDQIKQLCGTKFVVKDRFEQQDDTFKIMKIEKLIAYIFLTFILMVACFNIIGSLSMLIIDKKDDVVTLRNLGASDKQIVRIFLFEGRMISAIGAILGIVIGLTLCWLQQQYGIVALGSSSGTFVINAYPVSVHPEDIILVFCTVLIVGFLSVWYPVRYFAKRLLV, encoded by the coding sequence GAACTTTCCTTTCTTTATTGCCCGCAGGTACCTGTTCTCAAAGAAATCCACTCATGCCATCAACGTCATTAGTGGTATTTCTGTGATTGGTGTGGCCGTAGCTACGATGGCGCTGGTGGTCACACTATCAGTGTTTAACGGGTTCCACGATCTGGTAGCAACATTCTTTACAAGTTTCGACCCGCAGCTGAAAGTGGTGCCTGCCGAAGGAAAGACCGTAGCTGCCGACGACCCGATTCTGACAGAAATCAGACAATTGCCCGAGATTGAGGTAGCTACCGAGAGCGTAGAGGACATGGCACTGGCCATCTATCGTGGCAGACAGGCGATGGTGGTAATCAAAGGTGTTGACGACAACTTTGCCCAGCTTACCCACATCAACGAGATTCTGGTGGGCGATGGCGATTTCAGCTTGCATGCTGCCGATATGGACTATGGAACCTTAGGTATCCGACTGGCCGAGACGTTAGGCACAGGCTACACCTACGAAGAGCCTATCCATATTTATGCCCCACGCCGCGAAGGCCAGTTAGACATGACCAACCCCGACGAGGCATTCGAGGAAGATGAGCTCTACTCACCCGGTGTTCTGTTCAACGTAAAGCAGTCGCGCTATGACAAGAACTACATCCTGACCAGCATCGCATTCGCCCGTCGTATCTTCGGACAGCAGGGCATGCTCTCGTCGCTCGAGCTACGCCTGAAGCCAGGCAGCAACTTCGACAAGACGAAAGATCAGATTAAGCAACTGTGTGGCACCAAGTTCGTTGTAAAAGACCGTTTTGAGCAGCAGGACGACACTTTCAAGATTATGAAGATTGAAAAATTGATTGCCTATATCTTCCTGACCTTCATTCTGATGGTGGCCTGCTTTAACATCATCGGCTCGCTGTCGATGCTGATTATCGATAAGAAAGACGATGTAGTTACCCTGCGTAACCTTGGTGCGAGCGACAAGCAGATTGTTCGCATCTTCCTGTTCGAGGGTCGTATGATCTCAGCCATCGGTGCCATCTTAGGTATCGTCATTGGTCTGACCCTGTGCTGGCTGCAGCAGCAATACGGCATTGTGGCCTTAGGCTCATCGAGCGGCACATTTGTAATTAACGCCTACCCCGTAAGCGTGCATCCCGAGGATATTATCCTGGTATTCTGCACGGTATTGATTGTAGGTTTCCTCTCTGTATGGTATCCCGTTCGCTACTTTGCTAAGCGACTATTAGTGTAG
- a CDS encoding M16 family metallopeptidase: MKKILSTILLTLIGTVAMMAQMQMPSIPVDPDVRIGKLDNGLTYYIRHNNWPENRAEFYIAQKVGSIQENDDQRGLAHFLEHMAFNGSKHFKGNELIRWCESVGINFGGDLNAYTSIDETVYNISNVPTTREGIVDSCLLILYDWADGLLLEQEEIEKERGVIHEEWRLRTSPMMRMLERDLPKLYPGSKYGHRMPIGLMEIIDNFERPFLQSYYEKWYRPDNQGIIVVGDVDVDQIEKKIKDLFSSIVLPENRTLVTKESVPDNAEAIYVIDKDKEQRTNEVMIMMKHEVFPDTLKGTLTYMLTDYLKDACILMLNDRLKEYAEKPESPFLSARAADGRYILSSTKDAFEIDLSPKDGQIEAAVTAALTEARRAAEFGFTATEYNRFKQNYTSQLEKQYSNKDKRYNSQFVNQCVQNFLNNTPMPSIDYTYTTMKQIIPVLPLEAINALMKELILTNDSNLVVFSMNTEKEGSAYPTEESMKKAIADARSAQIEAYVDNVKDEPLMTTMPKKGSIKKETKNDQFGYTELTLSNGAKVILKQTDFKKDQVLLRGEGFGGSALYGEKDFANIKMFDDVIEASGLGNFSHTELEKALAGKIASASISLGTNRQNVSGSSTPKDIETMLQLVYLYFTNIAKDQKSYDNLMQTTEVSLKNRLLQPEAVLQDSLTATLTCNNPRNKVLTTADLTKVNYDRILEMAKEQTANAAAFTFTIIGNYDESTIRPLIETYLASLPAKKKVVKSPKVSTLFKGVAINNFKQKAETPKAFAVMQWYSEDIPMTAENDIKIDMAGQILSMEYLKKIREDASAAYTVQAMAGVERNDFETIAQILAVCPMKPEKADTAIMILRDEVTAMAKTCDAEKLQKVKEYMLKSHGDQVKQNSYWLSIINGWRKYGIDFHSNYEKLVNAQTPESISALVKEVLKSGNRAEVIMLPAE, translated from the coding sequence ATGAAGAAAATTCTATCGACCATTTTGCTGACACTGATCGGCACAGTAGCGATGATGGCACAGATGCAGATGCCATCAATTCCCGTAGATCCCGATGTACGCATCGGTAAACTTGACAATGGATTAACCTATTACATCCGTCACAACAACTGGCCTGAGAACCGTGCTGAGTTCTACATTGCTCAGAAGGTAGGTTCTATCCAGGAGAATGACGATCAGCGTGGTCTGGCTCACTTCCTTGAGCACATGGCCTTCAACGGATCAAAACACTTTAAAGGCAACGAGCTGATTCGTTGGTGCGAGAGCGTAGGTATCAACTTTGGTGGTGACCTGAACGCCTACACATCAATCGATGAAACCGTATATAACATCAGTAACGTTCCTACCACACGTGAAGGTATCGTAGACTCTTGTCTGCTGATTCTTTACGACTGGGCCGACGGACTGCTGCTGGAGCAGGAGGAGATTGAAAAGGAGCGTGGTGTGATTCACGAGGAGTGGCGCCTGCGCACCAGTCCTATGATGCGTATGCTTGAGCGTGACCTGCCCAAGCTTTATCCAGGTTCAAAGTACGGCCATCGTATGCCTATCGGTCTGATGGAGATTATCGACAACTTTGAGCGTCCATTCCTGCAGTCATACTACGAGAAGTGGTACCGTCCCGACAATCAGGGTATCATTGTAGTAGGTGATGTAGATGTAGATCAGATTGAGAAGAAGATCAAGGATCTGTTCTCATCTATCGTACTGCCAGAGAACCGCACACTCGTTACCAAAGAGTCGGTGCCCGACAATGCCGAGGCTATTTACGTTATCGACAAGGATAAAGAGCAGCGCACCAACGAGGTGATGATTATGATGAAGCATGAGGTTTTCCCCGACACACTGAAGGGTACTCTTACCTACATGCTGACCGACTATCTGAAAGATGCATGTATTTTGATGCTTAACGACCGTTTGAAGGAGTATGCCGAGAAGCCCGAGAGCCCATTCCTGAGCGCAAGAGCTGCTGACGGCAGATACATACTCTCAAGCACAAAGGATGCCTTTGAAATAGACTTAAGTCCTAAGGACGGCCAGATTGAAGCAGCTGTTACTGCTGCCCTCACCGAAGCACGCCGTGCTGCAGAGTTCGGCTTTACAGCTACAGAGTACAACCGTTTCAAGCAGAACTACACCAGTCAGCTTGAGAAACAGTACTCAAACAAAGACAAGCGTTACAATTCGCAGTTTGTAAATCAGTGTGTTCAGAACTTCCTGAACAATACTCCAATGCCAAGCATTGACTACACCTATACCACCATGAAGCAGATTATTCCAGTGCTGCCTCTGGAGGCCATCAACGCCCTGATGAAGGAGTTGATCCTGACCAACGACAGTAACCTGGTGGTATTCAGTATGAACACAGAGAAGGAGGGTTCAGCATATCCTACAGAGGAGAGCATGAAGAAGGCTATTGCCGATGCACGTTCGGCCCAGATCGAGGCCTACGTTGACAATGTAAAGGACGAGCCACTGATGACCACCATGCCTAAGAAGGGTAGCATCAAGAAAGAGACCAAGAACGACCAGTTCGGCTACACCGAGCTGACTCTCTCTAACGGTGCAAAGGTTATTCTGAAGCAGACCGACTTCAAGAAGGATCAGGTACTGCTGCGTGGTGAAGGATTTGGAGGTTCAGCCCTCTATGGCGAGAAAGACTTTGCCAACATCAAGATGTTCGACGATGTGATTGAAGCCAGCGGTCTGGGCAACTTCTCACACACTGAGCTCGAGAAAGCTCTTGCCGGTAAGATTGCCAGTGCATCTATCTCACTCGGAACTAACCGCCAGAATGTAAGCGGTAGCTCTACACCAAAGGATATTGAGACCATGTTGCAGTTGGTTTACCTTTATTTCACCAACATTGCAAAGGACCAGAAGTCGTACGACAACCTGATGCAGACCACAGAGGTTAGTCTGAAGAACCGTCTGCTGCAGCCCGAGGCTGTACTTCAGGATTCACTGACTGCCACCCTGACCTGCAACAACCCACGCAACAAGGTGCTGACAACAGCCGATTTGACTAAGGTTAACTACGATCGTATCCTCGAGATGGCCAAGGAACAGACAGCCAACGCTGCTGCCTTTACCTTCACCATCATTGGTAACTACGACGAGAGCACTATCCGTCCACTTATCGAAACCTATCTGGCATCACTTCCTGCCAAGAAAAAAGTGGTAAAGAGTCCAAAGGTATCAACCCTCTTCAAGGGTGTTGCCATCAACAACTTCAAGCAGAAGGCTGAAACACCAAAGGCCTTTGCCGTTATGCAGTGGTACTCAGAAGATATTCCTATGACAGCAGAGAACGATATCAAAATTGACATGGCTGGACAGATTCTCAGCATGGAATATCTGAAAAAGATTCGTGAAGATGCCAGTGCCGCCTATACCGTACAGGCAATGGCCGGCGTTGAGCGCAACGACTTTGAGACTATCGCTCAGATCCTTGCCGTTTGCCCCATGAAGCCAGAGAAGGCAGATACTGCCATCATGATTCTGCGCGATGAGGTGACAGCTATGGCCAAGACCTGTGATGCAGAAAAACTGCAGAAGGTAAAGGAGTACATGCTGAAGAGTCATGGCGACCAGGTAAAGCAGAACAGCTACTGGCTGAGCATCATTAATGGCTGGCGCAAGTATGGCATCGACTTCCACAGCAATTATGAGAAGCTGGTGAACGCACAGACACCTGAAAGCATCAGTGCCCTTGTAAAAGAGGTTCTGAAGTCGGGTAACCGTGCCGAGGTGATCATGCTGCCCGCAGAGTAA
- the metK gene encoding methionine adenosyltransferase: MSYLFSSESVSEGHPDKVADQISDAILDQFLAYDPKARCAIESFVTTGQVVIMGEVRSDVYIDLQTMARKTIKRIGYTKAEYQFDGDSCGILSAIHEQSADINRGVDNGNEDEQGAGDQGMMFGYATNETESYMPVSLDLAHLIMRTLADIRKEGKEMTYLRPDSKSQVTVQYSDEGIPERIDTIVVSTQHDEFDEDEKMLAKIKDDVINILIPRVKKQIHSQKVLDLFGLDIKYYVNPTGKFVIGGPHGDTGLTGRKIIVDTYGGKGAHGGGAFSGKDSSKVDRSAAYAARHIAKNMVAAGVADEMLVQISYAIGVAKPMNIYVNTYGRSNVQMSDGEIAKKIEKLFDLRPKAIERTLKLRQPMYSETAAYGHMGRKCEVVQKTFTSHYHETKTMNVELFTWEKLDRVDDIRKEFGL, encoded by the coding sequence ATGAGTTATCTATTTTCGTCAGAATCAGTATCTGAAGGCCATCCCGATAAGGTGGCCGATCAGATTTCTGATGCAATACTTGACCAATTCCTGGCTTACGACCCGAAGGCACGCTGTGCCATCGAGTCGTTTGTCACTACAGGTCAGGTTGTAATCATGGGTGAGGTTCGCAGTGATGTGTACATCGACCTGCAGACTATGGCCCGCAAAACAATTAAGCGCATTGGCTATACCAAAGCAGAGTATCAATTCGACGGCGATTCATGCGGAATCCTGAGTGCCATCCACGAGCAGAGTGCCGACATCAACCGCGGTGTTGACAACGGCAACGAAGACGAACAGGGCGCTGGCGACCAGGGCATGATGTTCGGTTACGCCACCAATGAGACTGAGAGCTACATGCCCGTAAGCCTCGATCTGGCACACCTCATTATGCGTACCCTGGCAGATATCCGTAAGGAGGGTAAGGAGATGACTTACCTACGCCCCGACTCTAAGAGTCAGGTAACTGTACAATATTCAGACGAGGGTATCCCTGAGCGTATCGACACCATCGTGGTATCAACCCAGCACGACGAGTTCGACGAGGACGAGAAGATGCTGGCCAAGATCAAGGACGACGTCATCAACATCCTGATTCCACGTGTAAAGAAGCAGATTCACTCACAGAAGGTACTCGACCTGTTCGGACTCGACATCAAGTACTACGTTAACCCAACAGGTAAGTTCGTGATTGGTGGTCCTCACGGTGATACAGGTCTGACTGGTCGTAAGATCATTGTCGACACCTATGGTGGTAAGGGTGCACACGGAGGTGGTGCCTTCTCGGGTAAAGACTCATCGAAGGTTGACCGCAGTGCCGCATACGCAGCCCGCCACATTGCCAAGAACATGGTTGCAGCAGGTGTTGCTGATGAGATGCTGGTACAGATAAGCTACGCCATCGGTGTGGCTAAACCTATGAACATCTATGTAAACACCTACGGTCGCAGCAACGTGCAGATGAGCGATGGCGAGATTGCCAAGAAGATTGAGAAGCTCTTCGACCTGCGTCCAAAGGCCATCGAGCGTACCCTGAAGCTCCGTCAGCCTATGTACAGCGAGACAGCAGCCTACGGACATATGGGACGTAAGTGCGAGGTAGTACAGAAGACTTTCACCAGTCATTATCACGAAACAAAAACGATGAATGTAGAACTGTTTACATGGGAGAAGCTGGACCGTGTAGACGATATCCGCAAAGAGTTCGGACTGTAA
- a CDS encoding DUF4271 domain-containing protein, giving the protein MLQNDSILTTITSAPGDTVAVHTAKPQTPYEVLRLLPKDATPAQQDSAIQEWFEPKEIHYSSRPDTLHLPGQEIPRDLKEVSLPNYYRENFFSNNTMYHPELNVERIGVSGAPIPYTIQNDSFVTGILIFCFLLITFTLSRISGFIIKQTKHFFSPSKSVQMLDETGSEIKFQFLFLFITCLLYALLYYFYTNHFVANTFVFSSEYTLLFIYGLSILIYMLGRMILYSIVNSVFFSKKENLQFQGSLLLITSLEGVALFPLVLLLAYFQFSLQNAIYYTATIVIFAKILTFYKSYVIFFNQKGGFLQNILYFCALEMIPLISLWSGLLVITENLKINI; this is encoded by the coding sequence ATGCTGCAAAACGATAGCATCCTAACTACTATAACATCCGCCCCCGGAGATACGGTGGCAGTTCATACGGCGAAACCGCAGACACCCTACGAGGTGCTGCGGTTGTTGCCTAAAGATGCTACGCCTGCCCAACAGGACTCGGCTATACAAGAGTGGTTTGAACCCAAGGAGATTCATTACAGCAGCAGACCTGATACACTGCACCTACCAGGACAAGAGATACCTCGCGACCTGAAGGAAGTGAGTTTGCCGAACTATTACCGCGAGAACTTTTTCTCGAACAACACGATGTATCATCCGGAACTGAATGTAGAGCGTATTGGCGTTTCGGGCGCCCCTATCCCCTACACCATTCAGAACGACAGCTTTGTTACTGGCATTCTGATTTTCTGTTTCCTGCTGATAACATTCACCTTATCGCGCATATCAGGATTTATCATCAAGCAGACCAAGCATTTCTTCTCGCCATCCAAGTCGGTCCAAATGCTCGACGAGACAGGCAGCGAAATCAAATTTCAGTTCCTATTCCTGTTTATCACCTGTCTGCTTTATGCACTGCTATACTATTTCTACACCAACCATTTTGTGGCTAACACCTTTGTATTCTCATCCGAATACACGCTGCTATTCATATACGGATTGAGCATACTGATTTATATGTTAGGCAGAATGATATTGTATTCGATAGTGAACAGTGTATTCTTTTCAAAGAAAGAAAATTTACAATTCCAAGGGTCATTACTACTCATAACATCACTCGAAGGGGTAGCATTATTCCCATTGGTATTACTATTGGCATATTTCCAGTTTTCACTCCAAAATGCCATCTATTATACCGCAACTATCGTTATTTTTGCTAAAATTCTCACATTTTATAAGTCTTATGTTATCTTTTTTAATCAAAAAGGAGGTTTTCTGCAAAATATTTTGTACTTTTGTGCCCTCGAAATGATACCTTTAATTTCGCTCTGGAGCGGATTGCTGGTAATAACTGAGAATTTGAAAATAAATATTTAG
- a CDS encoding uroporphyrinogen-III synthase, whose translation MLKKILVSQPKPTSEKSPYFDIANKFGVELVFRPFIKVEAISSKDFRAQKVNILDHTAIVFTSRHAIDHFFNMAKELRINIPEDMKYFCVTETIALYIQKYVQYRKRKIFFGETGRIDDLIPTMVKHKTEKYLVPLSDVHTDSLANLLDSKKLQHTECVMYKTVSNDFTEEEVKNFDYDMLIFFSPAGIESLTKNFPNFKQDKIAIATFGPATAKAAKEAGLRLDIEAPNEKYPSMTGALQHYLFEIQD comes from the coding sequence ATGCTCAAAAAGATTTTGGTTTCACAACCTAAGCCAACAAGTGAGAAGTCGCCATATTTCGATATTGCGAACAAGTTTGGTGTTGAACTGGTTTTCCGTCCTTTCATCAAGGTCGAAGCAATCAGCTCTAAAGATTTCCGTGCACAAAAGGTAAACATCCTGGATCACACTGCCATCGTATTTACCTCGCGTCATGCCATTGACCATTTCTTCAACATGGCCAAGGAGCTCAGAATCAACATTCCTGAGGACATGAAGTATTTCTGTGTTACCGAGACTATTGCTTTGTACATCCAGAAATATGTGCAGTACAGAAAACGCAAGATCTTCTTTGGTGAGACTGGTCGTATCGACGATCTGATTCCTACCATGGTTAAGCATAAGACCGAGAAGTATCTTGTTCCACTGAGCGATGTACATACCGACAGTCTGGCCAACCTGCTCGACTCTAAGAAGCTGCAGCACACCGAGTGCGTCATGTACAAGACTGTGAGCAACGATTTCACTGAGGAAGAGGTTAAGAACTTCGACTACGACATGCTGATTTTCTTCAGCCCTGCCGGAATCGAGTCGCTGACCAAGAACTTCCCCAACTTCAAGCAGGACAAGATTGCTATCGCCACTTTCGGTCCAGCAACAGCAAAGGCTGCCAAGGAAGCCGGTCTGCGCTTGGATATCGAGGCTCCTAACGAGAAGTATCCATCAATGACAGGTGCTCTGCAGCACTACCTGTTTGAAATACAAGACTAA
- the rnpA gene encoding ribonuclease P protein component — MTTAPTFSKEERIVSNLLIETLFEKGNSHSLTAYPLRAVFLKTEHHEGCAPVQLLISVPKKRFKHAVDRNRVKRQVREAYRKNKSLLEGKVNEDEMLLIAIIWLTDKHFPTLDVEKKMISLMKQIAKDKA; from the coding sequence ATGACGACAGCGCCTACCTTCAGTAAAGAGGAGCGCATCGTCAGCAACCTGCTGATAGAAACGCTCTTTGAGAAAGGCAATAGTCATTCGCTGACTGCTTATCCTCTAAGGGCTGTTTTTCTTAAAACAGAACACCATGAGGGGTGTGCCCCTGTGCAACTGCTCATCAGCGTGCCTAAGAAACGCTTTAAGCACGCAGTTGACAGAAACAGGGTGAAACGCCAGGTACGTGAGGCCTACCGCAAGAACAAATCACTGCTCGAAGGTAAGGTAAACGAAGACGAGATGCTCTTGATAGCCATCATTTGGCTGACCGACAAACACTTCCCAACACTTGATGTTGAGAAGAAGATGATAAGCCTCATGAAGCAGATTGCTAAAGACAAAGCATGA
- the yidD gene encoding membrane protein insertion efficiency factor YidD, with protein MKRLIHLISWLLVLPIRFYQMAISPLLGPSCRFTPTCSEYAKQAIMKHGPIKGLGLAIWRILRCNPWGGSGYDPVP; from the coding sequence ATGAAGAGACTGATACATCTCATTTCGTGGCTGTTGGTATTACCTATCCGCTTTTACCAAATGGCCATCTCTCCGCTTTTAGGACCTTCGTGCCGATTCACTCCCACATGTAGCGAGTATGCCAAGCAGGCCATCATGAAGCACGGCCCCATCAAGGGCTTAGGATTGGCCATCTGGCGCATATTAAGATGCAACCCATGGGGCGGTTCAGGTTACGACCCCGTTCCTTAG
- the tyrS gene encoding tyrosine--tRNA ligase: MKNFVEELKWRGMLAQMMPGTEELLQKEMVTAYLGTDPTADSLHIGHLCGIMMLRHLQHCGHRPVILVGGATGMIGDPSGKSQERNLLNNETLYHNQECIKKQVAKFLDFESKEPNAALMVNNYDWMKDFTFLDFAREVGKHITVNYMMAKESVQQRLNGTARDGLSFTEFTYQLLQGYDFLYLYQHYGVKLQLGGNDQWGNMTTGTELIRRTLGNEVETFALTCPLITKSDGKKFGKTESGNIWLDPVRTTPYKFYQFWLNVSDDDAERYIKIFTSLEKDVIDALIEEHKQDPGRRVLQKRLAEEVTVLVHSKEALDTAIEASNILFGKSTKEGLEKLDEQTLLDVFDGVPQFEISKDQLGQPAIELLTTVAPVFPSKGEMRKMVQGGGVSLNKEKITDQNRAITAEDLIDGKYLLAQKGKKNYYLLIVK, translated from the coding sequence ATGAAGAACTTTGTAGAAGAACTGAAATGGCGTGGTATGCTGGCACAGATGATGCCAGGTACAGAAGAACTGCTCCAGAAAGAGATGGTTACAGCCTATCTGGGTACCGATCCTACAGCCGATTCGCTGCATATCGGACACCTTTGCGGTATCATGATGCTCCGCCACCTTCAGCATTGCGGTCACCGTCCTGTTATTCTGGTAGGTGGTGCCACAGGTATGATTGGCGACCCATCGGGTAAGAGCCAGGAGCGTAATCTGCTTAACAACGAAACACTATATCACAATCAGGAGTGCATCAAGAAGCAGGTTGCCAAGTTCCTCGACTTCGAGTCGAAAGAACCAAATGCTGCACTGATGGTTAACAACTACGATTGGATGAAGGACTTTACCTTCCTTGATTTTGCACGCGAGGTTGGTAAGCACATCACCGTTAACTATATGATGGCTAAGGAGAGCGTACAGCAGCGTTTGAACGGTACTGCCCGCGACGGTCTGTCGTTCACAGAGTTCACCTATCAGCTGCTGCAGGGTTACGACTTCCTGTATCTCTACCAGCACTACGGCGTAAAATTGCAGTTGGGTGGTAACGACCAGTGGGGTAACATGACTACCGGCACTGAGCTTATCCGTCGTACTCTAGGCAATGAGGTTGAGACCTTCGCTCTCACCTGTCCACTGATTACCAAAAGCGATGGTAAGAAATTTGGTAAGACCGAGAGTGGAAACATCTGGCTCGATCCTGTTCGTACCACACCATATAAGTTCTACCAGTTCTGGCTGAATGTAAGCGACGACGATGCCGAGCGTTACATCAAGATTTTCACATCACTTGAGAAGGACGTTATCGACGCCCTGATTGAGGAGCACAAGCAGGATCCTGGTCGTCGTGTTCTGCAGAAGCGTCTGGCTGAGGAGGTTACCGTACTGGTACACTCAAAGGAGGCTCTCGACACTGCAATCGAGGCATCAAACATCCTGTTTGGCAAATCAACCAAGGAAGGCCTTGAGAAGCTGGACGAGCAGACACTGCTCGATGTATTCGACGGCGTTCCCCAGTTCGAGATTTCTAAGGATCAGCTTGGTCAGCCCGCTATCGAGCTGCTGACAACCGTTGCACCTGTATTCCCATCTAAGGGCGAAATGCGTAAGATGGTTCAGGGCGGTGGTGTATCGCTGAACAAAGAAAAGATTACAGATCAGAACCGCGCTATCACAGCCGAGGATCTGATTGATGGCAAGTATCTTTTGGCCCAGAAAGGCAAAAAGAACTACTACTTGCTGATCGTTAAATAA
- a CDS encoding gluconate 5-dehydrogenase produces the protein MANLFSLEGKNAWITGASYGIGFNIAKAFVAAGIKTIIFNDINEAALQRGLDNYKEAGIDNVKGYVCDVTDENAVKALVEKIHAEVGQIDILVNNAGIIKRIPMHEMKRAEFQQVIDIDLVGPFICSSAVIPEMMERREGKIINICSMMSELGRETVSAYAAAKGGLKMLTRNICSEYGEYNIQCNGIGPGYIATPQTAPLRERQPDGSRHPFDSFICAKTPAGRWLDPSELGGPAVFLASHASDAVNGHVLYVDGGILAYIGKQPK, from the coding sequence ATGGCAAATCTATTTTCATTAGAGGGTAAGAACGCCTGGATTACTGGTGCATCTTACGGTATTGGTTTCAACATTGCTAAGGCATTTGTTGCTGCTGGCATCAAAACCATCATCTTCAACGACATTAACGAAGCTGCTCTGCAGCGTGGTCTCGACAACTACAAGGAGGCTGGTATCGACAACGTTAAGGGTTATGTGTGCGACGTGACCGACGAGAACGCTGTAAAGGCACTCGTTGAGAAGATTCACGCTGAGGTTGGACAGATAGACATCCTGGTGAACAACGCCGGTATCATTAAGCGTATCCCTATGCACGAGATGAAGCGCGCCGAGTTCCAGCAGGTTATCGATATCGACCTCGTTGGTCCATTCATCTGCTCTTCAGCTGTTATCCCTGAGATGATGGAGCGTCGCGAGGGTAAGATCATCAACATCTGCTCTATGATGAGTGAGCTGGGCCGTGAGACTGTATCTGCCTACGCTGCTGCTAAGGGTGGTTTGAAGATGCTTACTCGTAACATCTGCTCGGAGTATGGTGAGTATAACATCCAGTGTAATGGTATTGGCCCTGGCTATATCGCTACCCCACAGACAGCCCCATTGCGTGAGCGTCAGCCAGACGGAAGCCGTCATCCATTCGATTCATTCATCTGCGCTAAGACACCTGCCGGTCGCTGGCTCGATCCTTCAGAGTTAGGTGGTCCTGCTGTATTCCTGGCTTCACACGCCTCGGATGCCGTAAATGGTCACGTGCTTTATGTAGATGGTGGTATCTTGGCTTATATCGGCAAGCAGCCTAAATAA
- a CDS encoding HU family DNA-binding protein, with protein MNKTELVEKIAASAGISKVDAKKALDATVVAIKDALVKGDKVALVGFGTFSVNERPAREGINPLTKQKITIAAKKVAKFKAGAELADAIK; from the coding sequence ATGAACAAAACAGAATTGGTAGAGAAGATTGCAGCAAGTGCTGGCATCTCAAAGGTTGACGCTAAGAAAGCTCTCGACGCAACAGTAGTAGCTATTAAGGACGCTCTCGTTAAGGGCGACAAGGTTGCTCTCGTAGGTTTCGGTACATTCAGCGTAAACGAGCGTCCTGCTCGTGAGGGTATCAATCCTCTGACAAAGCAGAAGATTACAATTGCTGCTAAGAAGGTTGCTAAGTTCAAGGCTGGTGCTGAGCTTGCTGACGCTATCAAGTAA